In Cedecea neteri, a single genomic region encodes these proteins:
- a CDS encoding TolC family outer membrane protein, with amino-acid sequence MGKLQPVALWLACGLFSLQASADDTPVSITTQGLAQQQELPSLDGPTALPLNAPAPGILTLNDAVNRSVTWHPSIREAIGKLYGQSEQINVAKSKYYPQISAGMNNGYTNTYTNSGYSPSLVLSLSQMLYDFGKVASQVRAETAGEAQAQANVLVSIDTVGHDTASAMVQVQLWQQMVDIAKEQLDALTAIGRLTQERNDQGATSMSDVVQTDARIESARSQLIQYESNLDSTQATLMSQLGWTSLNKVSPDFPQKLNNSCNVAKPDDRLVPAVLAAWAQANVAQANLDYANAQMTPTISLEPSVQHYLNNNYSGSEVLNRTQYSAYIRVEMPIYQGGGLTARRNAASHALEAAQSGIDRVRLDVRQKLLESRSQAISLATALQVLQRQEQLSARTRELYQQQYLDLGSRPLLDVLNAEQEVFQARFAQQQTLSQLHQLQLNCLYNTGKLRTAFGLEHRNIQSLEIQP; translated from the coding sequence ATGGGAAAATTACAGCCTGTTGCGTTATGGCTGGCTTGCGGTCTGTTTTCACTCCAGGCCTCGGCCGACGACACGCCCGTTTCTATTACGACTCAGGGTCTGGCTCAACAACAAGAGCTGCCCTCACTCGACGGCCCAACCGCCCTCCCGCTCAATGCCCCTGCGCCCGGAATCTTAACGCTTAACGACGCGGTCAACCGCTCTGTCACCTGGCACCCCAGCATTCGTGAAGCTATCGGCAAACTTTACGGCCAGTCCGAACAGATCAACGTCGCCAAATCGAAGTACTACCCGCAGATCAGCGCCGGGATGAACAACGGCTACACCAACACCTACACCAACAGCGGCTACAGCCCGTCGCTGGTGCTTTCTCTGTCCCAGATGCTCTACGACTTCGGCAAAGTCGCAAGCCAGGTCCGCGCTGAAACCGCCGGGGAAGCCCAGGCCCAGGCCAACGTGCTGGTGAGCATTGATACCGTCGGGCACGACACCGCCTCGGCGATGGTACAGGTGCAGCTCTGGCAGCAAATGGTCGACATCGCCAAAGAACAGCTGGACGCGCTGACCGCCATTGGCCGCCTGACTCAGGAGCGTAACGACCAGGGCGCGACTTCGATGTCCGACGTGGTGCAAACCGACGCGCGTATCGAATCCGCCCGTTCGCAGCTGATTCAGTACGAATCGAACCTCGACAGCACCCAGGCGACGCTGATGAGTCAGCTCGGCTGGACGAGCCTCAACAAAGTCAGCCCCGATTTCCCGCAGAAGCTGAATAACAGCTGCAATGTGGCGAAGCCTGATGACCGCCTGGTGCCTGCCGTGCTCGCCGCCTGGGCGCAGGCTAACGTTGCGCAGGCCAACCTGGACTATGCCAACGCGCAGATGACACCGACCATCTCGCTGGAGCCGTCCGTGCAGCACTACCTGAACAACAACTACTCCGGCAGCGAAGTGCTGAACCGCACGCAATATTCGGCGTATATCCGCGTCGAAATGCCGATCTACCAGGGCGGTGGCCTGACTGCACGCCGCAACGCCGCCAGCCATGCGCTGGAAGCCGCGCAGTCCGGTATCGACCGGGTTCGCCTGGACGTGCGCCAGAAGTTGCTGGAATCCCGCAGCCAGGCCATTAGCCTCGCCACCGCGCTTCAGGTGCTGCAGCGCCAGGAACAGCTGAGCGCCCGCACCCGCGAACTGTACCAACAGCAGTATCTCGACCTGGGCTCCCGTCCGCTGCTGGACGTGCTCAACGCCGAACAGGAAGTCTTCCAGGCGCGCTTCGCCCAACAACAAACGCTGAGCCAGCTCCATCAACTGCAGCTTAACTGCCTGTATAACACCGGCAAATTACGCACCGCATTTGGTCTGGAACACCGCAACATCCAGTCCCTGGAGATCCAGCCATGA
- a CDS encoding type I secretion system permease/ATPase, with protein MSQTASPAGEFLSEQALTQWAHAISHVAGHYRVVCSPGTIQANAPWFKDKTKVAALTQLSRQAGLSFHLLGNTEKAISQWRLPVVVDLANGQIAVIEQFDGEDTVDICYFDDDRHTNRQSLSKLLPEIRFVAALRPLSALKDSRVDAYISRFSPDWMKELIMLDIRPYGPVMLAAFWVNVLSLAGILFSMQVYDRVIPAQSYPTLYVLATGVLIAVVFGFILKVTRSNIMDVLGKRADMRISDRVFSHALRLRNSAVPRSTGSFISQLRELEQIREMITSSTISTIVDLPFFILFVGVLAIIAPQLAWIAPVAAIVMVLPGLLLQKKLATLANQAAHESTLRNAVLVESVQGLEDIKLMQAENRFLQQWNSYIRITAESGLKTRELTQGLISWGITIQSLVFVVVVLFGAPLVIEGEMTTGAMVAASMLASRMIAPMANLCGVLARWQQVKAAKQGLDSIMQLPVETQRDENLIHKDILYGHYLFESAQFKYHSEDPRIPLRIARLEIQRGERIAVLGRNGAGKSTLLQALAGGVDLASGEARLDDLAMSQIDMADLRRNIGFLSQNARLFYGTLRENLTLGAPHASDEAIFETLDVSGASNFVKHLPKGLDHPIMEGGSGLSGGQRQSILLARMLLRSPNIVLLDEPTASLDDHTEREFIQRLNQWLGHRTLVVATHRVPVLELVERVLVLKDGQLVMDAPKAQALGAARPAQAQAPAAAQTPPREWNNENQSA; from the coding sequence ATGAGCCAGACAGCCTCTCCCGCCGGGGAGTTTTTAAGCGAACAGGCCCTGACCCAATGGGCCCACGCCATCAGTCACGTCGCCGGGCACTACCGCGTGGTTTGCTCGCCCGGCACCATTCAGGCCAACGCCCCGTGGTTCAAGGACAAAACCAAAGTCGCCGCGCTGACCCAGCTTTCACGCCAGGCCGGGCTTTCCTTCCACCTGCTCGGCAACACCGAAAAAGCGATATCCCAGTGGCGGCTGCCGGTGGTGGTGGACTTAGCCAACGGTCAGATCGCGGTGATCGAGCAGTTTGACGGCGAAGACACCGTGGATATCTGCTACTTCGACGACGACCGCCACACCAACCGCCAGTCGCTCAGCAAGCTGCTGCCGGAAATCCGCTTTGTGGCCGCCCTGCGCCCGCTTTCGGCGCTGAAAGACAGCCGCGTCGACGCCTATATCTCACGCTTCAGCCCGGACTGGATGAAAGAGCTGATCATGCTGGATATTCGCCCGTACGGCCCGGTAATGCTGGCGGCTTTTTGGGTGAACGTGCTGTCGCTGGCCGGGATCCTGTTCTCGATGCAGGTGTACGACCGGGTGATCCCCGCCCAGTCGTACCCGACGCTCTACGTGCTGGCGACCGGGGTACTGATCGCCGTGGTGTTCGGCTTTATCCTGAAAGTCACGCGCAGCAACATCATGGACGTGCTGGGCAAGCGGGCCGACATGCGCATTTCGGATCGAGTGTTCAGCCACGCCCTGCGGCTGCGCAACAGCGCCGTGCCCCGCTCCACCGGCAGCTTTATTTCTCAGCTGCGCGAGCTGGAGCAGATCCGCGAGATGATCACCTCCTCGACCATCTCCACGATCGTCGATCTGCCGTTCTTTATCTTGTTCGTTGGGGTGCTGGCGATCATCGCGCCGCAGCTGGCGTGGATCGCCCCGGTCGCCGCCATCGTGATGGTGCTGCCTGGCCTGCTGCTGCAGAAAAAGCTCGCCACGCTGGCCAACCAGGCCGCCCACGAATCCACCCTGCGCAACGCCGTGCTGGTGGAAAGCGTGCAGGGGCTGGAGGACATCAAGCTGATGCAGGCGGAAAACCGCTTCCTCCAGCAGTGGAACAGCTACATCCGCATTACCGCCGAGTCCGGCCTGAAAACCCGCGAACTGACCCAGGGCTTAATCAGCTGGGGGATCACCATTCAGAGCCTGGTGTTTGTGGTGGTGGTGCTGTTCGGCGCCCCGCTGGTCATTGAAGGTGAAATGACCACCGGGGCGATGGTCGCCGCCTCAATGCTGGCCTCAAGGATGATTGCCCCGATGGCCAACCTGTGCGGCGTGCTCGCCCGCTGGCAGCAGGTCAAAGCCGCCAAACAGGGGCTGGACAGCATCATGCAGCTGCCGGTAGAAACCCAGCGCGATGAAAACCTGATCCACAAGGACATCCTCTACGGCCACTATCTGTTTGAAAGCGCGCAGTTCAAATACCACAGCGAAGATCCGCGCATTCCGCTGCGTATTGCCCGCCTTGAGATCCAGCGCGGCGAGCGCATTGCCGTGCTCGGACGCAACGGCGCGGGCAAATCCACGCTGCTGCAGGCGCTTGCCGGCGGGGTCGATCTCGCCAGCGGAGAAGCCCGGCTCGACGATCTCGCGATGTCGCAAATCGACATGGCGGATCTGCGCCGCAACATCGGCTTCCTGAGCCAGAACGCGCGGCTGTTCTACGGCACGCTGCGGGAAAACCTCACCCTCGGTGCACCGCACGCCAGCGACGAGGCTATCTTCGAGACGCTGGACGTGAGCGGCGCGAGCAACTTTGTGAAGCACCTGCCCAAAGGCCTGGATCACCCGATCATGGAAGGCGGCAGCGGGCTTTCCGGCGGGCAACGTCAGTCGATCCTGCTGGCGAGGATGCTGCTGCGCTCGCCCAACATCGTGCTGCTCGATGAGCCCACCGCCTCGCTGGACGACCATACCGAACGGGAATTTATTCAGCGCCTAAACCAATGGCTAGGCCACCGTACGCTGGTCGTCGCCACCCACCGCGTGCCGGTGCTCGAACTGGTCGAACGCGTGCTGGTGCTGAAAGACGGCCAGCTGGTAATGGATGCACCGAAGGCGCAGGCGCTCGGCGCCGCAAGACCGGCACAGGCTCAGGCCCCGGCCGCCGCCCAGACACCACCGCGGGAGTGGAACAATGAAAACCAGTCAGCATGA
- a CDS encoding HlyD family type I secretion periplasmic adaptor subunit — MDDPDIQRESEFSGASRIILLITLLFALFGVWAWFGTLDEVSTGTGKVVPSSREQILQSLDGGIVTELLVHEGDKVQAGQIVARLDPTRSESNVGESTARYRASLASSARLYAEVNDQPLKFPDSLKAFPDLIASETRLYKTRRAQLNDSEAELRDALTSVNKELDITQRLVKSGAASHVEVLRLQRQKSDLGLRITDLRSQYYVQAREALSKANAEVDMLDAIIKGREDSVTRMTVRSPVRGIVKNIQVTTIGGVIPPNGEMMEIVPVDDHLLIEARLSPRDIAFIHPGQRALVKITAYDYAIYGGLEGTVETISPDTIQDKVKPEIVYYRVFIRTNQDYLVNKVGHHFSISPGMVATVDIKTGQKTIVEYLIKPFNRAREALRER; from the coding sequence ATGGATGACCCGGACATCCAGCGCGAAAGCGAATTCTCCGGGGCGAGCCGCATTATCCTGCTCATCACGCTGCTGTTTGCTCTGTTCGGCGTCTGGGCCTGGTTCGGCACGCTGGACGAAGTCTCCACCGGCACCGGGAAAGTAGTGCCGAGTTCCCGCGAGCAGATTTTGCAGTCGCTGGACGGCGGGATAGTCACCGAGCTGCTGGTGCACGAGGGCGACAAAGTGCAGGCCGGGCAAATCGTCGCCCGCCTCGACCCGACCCGCTCCGAGTCCAACGTCGGCGAAAGCACGGCTCGCTACCGTGCTTCTCTGGCCTCCAGCGCGCGGCTTTACGCGGAAGTGAACGACCAGCCGCTGAAGTTCCCGGACTCGCTCAAAGCGTTCCCGGACCTGATCGCCTCCGAAACCCGGCTGTATAAAACCCGCCGGGCGCAGCTGAACGACTCCGAAGCCGAGTTGCGGGATGCGCTGACGTCGGTCAACAAAGAGCTGGATATCACCCAGCGGCTGGTGAAAAGCGGCGCGGCGAGCCACGTGGAAGTGCTGCGCCTGCAGCGGCAGAAAAGCGACCTGGGCCTGAGAATTACCGACCTGCGCTCGCAGTATTACGTGCAGGCGCGCGAGGCGCTGTCGAAGGCCAATGCCGAAGTGGACATGCTGGACGCCATCATCAAAGGCCGTGAAGATTCTGTCACCCGCATGACCGTGCGCTCGCCGGTGCGCGGCATCGTGAAGAACATTCAGGTGACCACCATCGGCGGCGTTATTCCGCCGAACGGTGAGATGATGGAGATTGTGCCGGTGGACGATCACCTGCTGATTGAGGCCCGGCTCTCCCCCCGCGACATTGCCTTTATTCACCCCGGCCAGCGCGCGCTGGTGAAAATCACCGCCTACGATTACGCCATTTACGGCGGGCTGGAAGGCACCGTGGAAACCATCTCCCCGGACACCATTCAGGACAAGGTGAAGCCGGAAATCGTCTACTACCGGGTGTTTATCCGCACCAATCAGGACTACCTGGTGAACAAAGTCGGCCACCATTTCTCCATCTCACCGGGGATGGTGGCGACCGTGGACATTAAAACCGGGCAGAAAACCATCGTTGAGTACCTGATTAAGCCGTTCAACCGCGCCCGCGAGGCGCTGCGCGAACGTTAA
- a CDS encoding SymE family type I addiction module toxin: MTEEHNKPENHIPTTTRTYTVGYIRDSKKFQPSPAITLNGFWLADAGFDTGTSVEVRVLPGCLILTAKEPLPPVEEPEIMQTLRKVCKFSARRQKQVKAFIEDVIAPKPPVR, from the coding sequence ATGACTGAAGAGCATAATAAGCCAGAGAACCACATCCCCACAACAACAAGGACTTATACTGTGGGCTACATTCGAGATTCGAAAAAATTCCAGCCTTCACCCGCCATAACGTTGAATGGGTTCTGGCTTGCAGACGCAGGTTTTGATACGGGCACAAGCGTGGAGGTGCGGGTTCTGCCGGGCTGCCTGATATTAACGGCCAAAGAGCCGCTGCCGCCGGTGGAAGAGCCAGAAATAATGCAGACGCTGCGCAAGGTGTGTAAGTTTTCCGCCCGCAGGCAGAAGCAGGTCAAAGCGTTTATCGAGGACGTGATCGCCCCTAAACCGCCGGTGCGTTAA
- a CDS encoding HlyD family secretion protein yields the protein MNRNIFRKEAIEHTRSNWLGKALLISGYPAWVVVLLSAAFLIILISLMAFSSYTRRINVSGEVITQPHAINIFSPQQGFITHTWVKTGDSVAKGDHLYQIDTSRSTQSGNVSQNSIAAIQKQIQLIEEIILKLQQNKQKTEQNLRQQLNQYQTAHEKSLALVANAAKGMEEMRQSMDNYDGYQRKGMITKDQLNNQRYLYYQQQTAYQSLNTQSIQESLQITNLQSELSTRATDFDNQISQYQFQLSGLNRQLAEVDGGGTVFIDAPSDGKIDSLSVTQGQMVNAGDSLAQLVPNGGDGYALVLWLPNSSLPYVTPGDSINIRYEAFPFEKFGQFPGKILSISSVPASAQEMAMYNNVPRQPSGTTNQPFYKVLVALDLSRLTARDNPLRLSSGMKAESTLFLEKRPVYQWMLAPYYDLKKSLTGPVHE from the coding sequence ATGAACAGAAATATATTCCGCAAGGAAGCCATAGAGCACACCCGCAGCAACTGGCTGGGTAAAGCGTTACTGATCTCCGGGTATCCCGCCTGGGTGGTGGTTTTACTTTCCGCCGCGTTTTTAATTATTTTGATAAGCCTGATGGCCTTCTCCAGCTATACCCGGCGGATTAACGTCAGCGGGGAAGTCATCACCCAGCCGCACGCCATCAATATCTTCTCTCCGCAGCAGGGGTTTATCACCCACACCTGGGTTAAAACCGGCGACAGCGTGGCAAAAGGCGATCATCTTTATCAGATAGATACCAGCCGCTCGACCCAGTCGGGCAACGTCAGCCAGAACTCTATCGCCGCCATCCAGAAACAGATCCAGCTTATCGAGGAAATCATCCTCAAGCTGCAGCAGAACAAGCAGAAAACCGAGCAAAACCTCAGGCAGCAGCTGAATCAGTACCAGACCGCGCACGAGAAGTCCCTTGCCCTGGTGGCGAACGCCGCCAAAGGCATGGAAGAGATGCGCCAGAGCATGGACAACTACGATGGCTACCAGCGCAAGGGCATGATCACCAAAGACCAGCTCAACAACCAGCGCTACCTCTATTACCAGCAGCAAACCGCCTATCAAAGTCTGAACACCCAGAGCATTCAGGAAAGCCTGCAGATCACCAACCTGCAAAGCGAGCTCTCCACGCGGGCGACAGATTTTGACAACCAAATCTCCCAGTACCAGTTCCAGCTGAGCGGCCTCAACCGCCAGCTGGCGGAAGTGGACGGCGGCGGGACCGTGTTTATCGACGCCCCCAGCGACGGCAAAATCGACTCCCTGAGCGTCACCCAGGGGCAGATGGTCAACGCCGGCGACAGCCTCGCGCAGCTGGTGCCTAACGGGGGCGACGGCTACGCGCTGGTGCTGTGGCTCCCCAACAGCAGCCTGCCCTACGTCACGCCGGGGGACAGCATCAACATCCGTTACGAAGCTTTTCCATTTGAGAAGTTCGGCCAGTTCCCTGGCAAGATCCTGTCGATTTCCAGCGTGCCTGCCTCGGCGCAGGAAATGGCGATGTACAACAATGTGCCCCGCCAGCCGTCCGGCACCACCAATCAGCCCTTTTACAAAGTGCTGGTCGCGCTCGACCTGAGCCGCCTCACCGCCAGAGACAACCCCCTGCGGCTCTCCAGCGGCATGAAGGCGGAATCCACGCTATTCCTGGAAAAACGCCCCGTCTACCAGTGGATGCTCGCCCCTTACTACGACCTTAAAAAAAGCCTAACCGGACCCGTGCATGAATGA
- a CDS encoding peptidase domain-containing ABC transporter, which translates to MNESAFKDMMHQLNFSLRRRVPQVLQTEAAECGLACLVMVCRYHGMNIDLFNLRQRFGISSHGATLALLIDIATQLRLKSRPLSLDLNELRELKTPCILHWDMSHFVVLVAVKRSGFVIHDPGFGRRVVGLAEMSQHFTGVALELWPDSEFARVTQRSRLSFRTLLGNIGGLKGFLTKIFCLSLVVEAINLLIPIGTQLVMDHVIIAEDHDLLALICIGLLFFTLFRTFVSMLRAWTSLVMNSLIEVQWKAGMFDHLLKLPLAYFEKRKLGDIQSRFGSLDTIRTTLTTNLVNGIIDTLMSVGVLIMMVLYGGWLVWVVLGFTAFYMVLRLATYNQYRQASEEKIVKGARANSHFMETLYGIGTLKALGLSTTRSQYWLNLNIDTANANIRITKLDMLFGGINTFIGAVDQIVILWLGALMVINGQMTLGMFVAFNAYRGQFSERAANLIDMILQLRMLGLHSDRIADVVFTDTETSQPPRKLLPKNQPASFEARDLVFQYDGLSRPIFADLNITVAAGESVAIVGPSGIGKTTLMKVMAGLLDPTRGQILIDGLDISKVGLNNYRDSIACVLQDDKLFAGSIADNIGSFDISKDAERIISCARNCNIHDEIMSLPMGYETLIGELGGNLSGGQKQRLLIARALYRQPNLLFLDEATSHLDLANEAHINAAIASLKITRIFIAHRPSTIASANRVIDLGE; encoded by the coding sequence ATGAATGAATCCGCTTTTAAAGACATGATGCATCAGCTGAACTTTAGCCTGCGCCGCAGAGTGCCCCAGGTCCTGCAAACGGAAGCGGCAGAGTGCGGCCTGGCTTGCCTGGTGATGGTCTGCCGCTACCACGGCATGAACATCGACCTCTTCAACCTGCGCCAGCGGTTTGGCATCTCCTCGCACGGCGCAACGCTGGCGTTGCTGATCGACATCGCCACCCAGCTGCGCCTGAAAAGCCGCCCGCTTTCGCTGGATCTGAACGAGCTGCGCGAGCTGAAAACGCCCTGCATTCTCCACTGGGACATGAGCCACTTTGTGGTGCTGGTCGCCGTCAAACGCTCGGGCTTTGTGATCCACGATCCGGGCTTTGGCCGCCGCGTCGTGGGCCTGGCGGAAATGTCCCAGCATTTTACCGGCGTCGCGCTGGAGCTGTGGCCGGACAGCGAGTTTGCCCGCGTGACCCAGCGCAGCCGCCTCAGCTTCCGCACCCTGCTCGGCAACATCGGTGGCCTGAAAGGTTTTTTGACGAAAATCTTCTGCCTGTCTCTGGTGGTGGAGGCAATCAACCTGCTGATCCCCATCGGCACCCAGTTGGTGATGGACCACGTCATCATCGCCGAGGATCATGACTTACTGGCGCTGATCTGTATCGGGCTGCTGTTCTTTACCCTGTTTCGCACCTTCGTCAGCATGCTCCGGGCCTGGACGTCGCTGGTGATGAATTCCCTGATTGAAGTGCAGTGGAAAGCGGGCATGTTCGATCACCTGCTCAAACTGCCGCTGGCCTATTTCGAAAAGCGCAAACTCGGCGATATCCAGTCCCGTTTTGGCTCCCTGGATACTATCCGCACCACGCTGACCACCAACCTGGTCAACGGCATTATCGACACCCTGATGTCGGTCGGCGTGCTGATTATGATGGTGCTTTACGGCGGCTGGCTGGTGTGGGTCGTGCTGGGCTTTACCGCGTTTTATATGGTGCTGCGCCTGGCCACCTACAACCAGTACCGCCAGGCCTCGGAAGAGAAGATCGTCAAAGGCGCGCGGGCCAATTCCCACTTTATGGAAACCCTTTACGGCATCGGCACGCTGAAAGCGTTGGGGCTGTCCACCACGCGCTCGCAGTACTGGCTCAACCTCAATATAGATACCGCCAACGCCAACATCCGCATCACCAAGCTGGATATGCTGTTTGGGGGCATCAACACCTTTATCGGTGCCGTCGACCAGATAGTGATTTTGTGGCTGGGCGCGCTGATGGTGATCAACGGCCAGATGACGCTCGGGATGTTCGTCGCCTTCAACGCCTATCGCGGGCAGTTCTCTGAGCGGGCAGCCAACCTGATCGATATGATCCTGCAGCTGCGTATGCTCGGCCTGCACAGCGACCGTATCGCCGATGTGGTGTTTACCGACACCGAAACCAGCCAGCCGCCTCGCAAGCTGCTACCCAAAAATCAGCCCGCCAGCTTTGAAGCCCGCGACCTGGTCTTCCAGTACGACGGGCTGTCGCGGCCGATTTTCGCCGATCTGAATATCACCGTCGCCGCCGGGGAAAGCGTGGCCATCGTGGGCCCTTCCGGGATCGGGAAAACAACCTTAATGAAGGTGATGGCCGGGCTACTCGATCCTACGCGCGGACAAATCCTGATCGACGGCCTGGACATCAGTAAAGTCGGGCTGAATAACTACCGCGACAGCATCGCCTGCGTGCTGCAGGACGACAAACTTTTTGCCGGGTCGATAGCCGACAACATCGGCAGCTTCGACATCAGCAAAGATGCAGAGCGCATTATCAGCTGCGCCCGGAACTGCAACATCCATGACGAAATTATGAGCCTGCCGATGGGCTATGAAACGCTGATTGGCGAACTGGGGGGCAACCTTTCCGGGGGGCAGAAACAGCGGCTGCTGATCGCCAGGGCGCTTTATCGTCAGCCCAATCTGCTGTTTCTCGACGAGGCCACCAGCCACCTGGATCTGGCCAATGAAGCCCATATCAATGCCGCTATCGCTTCGCTGAAAATAACCCGCATCTTTATTGCCCATCGCCCGTCAACAATCGCCAGCGCTAACCGGGTCATAGATTTAGGAGAGTGA
- a CDS encoding helix-turn-helix domain-containing protein, with the protein MSTDAFMHDLLGWIDNHLDSRLDINTVSERAGYSKWHLQRIFKQHTGYNLGEYIRAQKLKKSAERLSRTEEPILNVAISLGFDSQQSFNRSFKRQFGIAPGVWRRQLAHTGNRYGA; encoded by the coding sequence ATGAGCACCGATGCCTTCATGCATGATTTACTCGGCTGGATTGATAACCACCTCGACAGCCGCCTCGACATCAACACCGTTTCCGAGCGGGCAGGGTACTCGAAGTGGCACCTGCAGCGGATCTTCAAGCAGCACACCGGCTACAACCTGGGCGAGTACATTCGCGCGCAAAAGCTGAAGAAATCAGCCGAGCGCCTGAGCCGCACCGAAGAGCCGATCCTGAACGTGGCGATCTCCCTGGGCTTTGACTCGCAGCAGTCTTTCAACCGCAGCTTCAAGCGCCAGTTCGGCATTGCGCCGGGCGTGTGGCGTCGGCAGCTGGCGCACACCGGGAACCGCTATGGGGCCTGA
- a CDS encoding efflux RND transporter periplasmic adaptor subunit, with protein sequence MSLQKHWVSLHLRVLGPVLLAALLAGCDRGVAQNAVPQAPAVSVADVVVKPVSQWDSFNGRIEAVESVQLRPRVSGYIDKVNYTDGQEVKKGEVLFTIDDRTYRAALEQAQAALMRAKTQASLARSEASRTNKLIGTNVISREEWEQRRSAATQADADIRAAQAAVDAAQLNLDFTKVTAPIDGRASRALITSGNLVTAGDSASVLTTVVSQKTVYAYFDVDESTYLHYQNLARSGQGASSDHKALPVEIGLSGEEGYPHQGTVDFLDNQLTASTGTIRMRALLDNAQRQFTPGLFARVRLPGSAEFQALLINDKAVLTDQDRKYVYIVDKDGKAQRRDITPGRLAAGLRIVQQGLNPGDKVIVDGLQKVFMPGMPVNAKPVAMAATSAAVN encoded by the coding sequence ATGAGCCTGCAAAAACATTGGGTTAGCCTTCATCTGCGCGTGTTGGGGCCGGTACTGCTTGCCGCGCTGCTCGCCGGATGCGACCGGGGAGTCGCACAAAACGCCGTGCCGCAGGCACCAGCCGTGAGCGTCGCCGACGTGGTGGTGAAACCCGTTAGCCAGTGGGATAGTTTTAACGGCCGCATCGAAGCGGTGGAAAGCGTTCAGCTCCGCCCCCGCGTCTCCGGCTACATCGACAAAGTGAACTACACCGACGGCCAGGAAGTGAAGAAAGGTGAAGTCCTCTTCACCATCGACGACAGAACCTACCGCGCCGCGCTGGAACAGGCGCAGGCGGCGTTGATGAGAGCCAAAACCCAGGCCAGCCTCGCCCGCAGCGAAGCCAGCCGCACCAACAAGCTGATCGGCACCAACGTGATTTCCCGCGAAGAGTGGGAACAGCGCCGCTCCGCCGCCACCCAGGCTGACGCCGATATTCGTGCGGCCCAGGCGGCGGTTGACGCGGCGCAGCTAAACCTCGACTTCACCAAAGTCACCGCCCCGATCGACGGCCGCGCCAGCCGCGCGCTGATCACCAGCGGGAACCTGGTCACGGCGGGCGACAGCGCCAGCGTACTCACCACCGTGGTGTCCCAGAAGACGGTTTACGCCTACTTCGACGTGGATGAATCCACCTATCTGCACTACCAGAACCTCGCCCGCAGCGGCCAGGGCGCGTCCAGCGACCATAAGGCACTGCCGGTAGAAATTGGCCTGTCCGGCGAAGAAGGTTACCCGCATCAGGGCACCGTGGACTTCCTCGACAACCAGCTCACCGCCAGCACCGGCACCATCCGCATGCGCGCCCTGCTGGATAACGCCCAGCGTCAGTTCACCCCGGGGCTGTTCGCCCGCGTTCGTCTGCCGGGCAGCGCGGAGTTCCAGGCGCTGCTGATCAACGACAAAGCAGTGCTGACCGACCAGGACAGAAAATACGTCTACATCGTGGATAAAGACGGCAAGGCCCAGCGCCGCGACATCACGCCGGGCCGCCTCGCTGCCGGGCTGCGTATCGTCCAGCAGGGGCTGAACCCTGGCGATAAAGTCATCGTCGACGGGCTGCAGAAAGTGTTTATGCCGGGCATGCCGGTGAACGCGAAACCTGTCGCCATGGCCGCCACCAGCGCTGCCGTTAACTGA